In one Balaenoptera musculus isolate JJ_BM4_2016_0621 chromosome 20, mBalMus1.pri.v3, whole genome shotgun sequence genomic region, the following are encoded:
- the AIPL1 gene encoding aryl-hydrocarbon-interacting protein-like 1 encodes MDAALLLNVEGIKKTILHGGTGELPNFITGARVTFHFRTLKCDEERTVIDDSKQVGHPMHIIIGNMFKLEVWEILLTSMRVSEVAEFWCDTIHTGVYPILSRSLRQMAEGKDPTEWHVHTCGLANMFAYHTLGYEDLDELQKEPQPLIFVIELLQVEAPSQYQRETWNLSKDEKMQAVPILHGEGNRLFKLGRYEEASTKYQEAIVCLRNLQTKEKPWEVQWLKLEKMINTLILNYCQCLLKKGEYYEVLEHTSDILRHHPGIAKAYYVRARAHAEVWNEAEAKADLEKVLELEPSMRKVVRRELRLLENRLEEKREEERLRCRNMLG; translated from the exons ATGGACGCCGCTCTGCTCCTCAACGTGGAAGGGATCAAGAAAACCATTCTGCATGGGGGCACGGGGGAGCTCCCAAACTTCATCACCGGAGCCCGA GTGACCTTTCATTTCCGAACCCTGAAATGTGATGAGGAGCGGACGGTGATAGATGACAGCAAGCAGGTGGGCCATCCCATGCACATCATCATCGGGAACATGTTCAAGCTGGAGGTCTGGGAGATCCTGCTGACGTCCATGCGGGTCAGTGAGGTGGCCGAGTTCTGGTGTGACACCATC CACACAGGGGTCTACCCTATCCTGTCCCGGAGCCTGCGGCAGATGGCGGAGGGCAAGGACCCCACTGAGTGGCACGTGCACACGTGTGGGTTGGCCAACATGTTCGCCTACCACACACTGGGCTACGAGGACCTGGATGAGCTGCAGAAGGAGCCGCAGCCACTGATCTTCGTAATAGAGCTGCTGCAG GTGGAGGCCCCCAGCCAGTACCAGAGGGAGACCTGGAACCTGAGTAAAGATGAGAAGATGCAGGCGGTGCCCATCCTCCATGGAGAAGGAAACCGGCTCTTCAAGCTGGGCCGCTACGAGGAGGCTTCTACCAAGTACCAGGAAGCCATCGTCTGCCTGAGGAACCTGCAGACCAAG GAGAAACCCTGGGAGGTGCAGTGGCTGAAGCTGGAGAAGATGATCAACACCCTGATCCTGAACTACTGCCAATGTCTGCTGAAGAAGGGCGAGTACTACGAGGTGCTGGAGCACACCAGTGACATCCTCCGGCACCACCCAG GCATCGCGAAGGCCTACTATGTGCGGGCCCGGGCTCACGCCGAGGTGTGGAATGAGGCAGAGGCCAAGGCGGACCTGGAGAAAGTGCTGGAGCTGGAGCCGTCCATGCGGAAGGTGGTGCGCAGGGAGCTGAGGCTGCTGGAGAACCGCCTGGAGGAGAAACGCGAGGAAGAGCGCCTGCGCTGCCGGAACATGCTGGGCTAG